From Pirellulales bacterium:
TCCGCTGGGACATGACTACGTCGTGGATTCTGGGACATTGGCCGCGGGTTTCGGCCGGGCTGTCGGAGGTCGAGATGCAGGGTTATCGTGTGCCCTTGGTTACGGGCACTGCCACCGACGACCTGGCCGGCTCGCTCACGTACTACTTCAACCAGCGGCAGCGCGTGCGGCGGATCACCTTTTTCGGCACCACCGGCGACTCACGGCGGCTGGTGGCGCTGCTGGCGAGCAAGTTCGGCTTTGTGCGCGAGTTGAACGACGATCCGGGCCTGTTCTTGTACCGCGTGCGCGACGGTCGCAAGGTGATCAGCGAACTGCGGATCAAGCCCGCGCGCGTGGTGCGTGCCGACGCCCCCTACAGCCGGTTCGAGGTGGCGTTGCTCATCGAAAGGCCCGCGGAGTGATCGGGCGTTAGTCGGTCATCGTTCGGCCAATAATCGGGGCGGTCCGCGCATCGTATGATTGAGTCAAGGTAGTCCCTAAGCCAAGCGACAGTCGAAGCTCTCGCCGCCAAAGGCAATTCGGAGATGAGAATCCTTGAATGGCCACCTCAGTATGCCAAAGTCGTGTTTCTTCGCTGGTTCCACGCGAGATCCGAGGTGGGACGCCTCCGGCAACCGCGCGACCTACCAGGCGAAAGACGCCCCCGGCGCCCATGACTTCGGCTTCAGCCCCACGCACTACGCCGGCGGAGCCGTGGGAGAGGTCGGCGGCACTTTCTGGCGTTCGGGCAAATACGGCTACCATGCCGATCGCGTAGGGAGATTGTCGCTCGACGACCCGTTTTGAAGAAAGGCATGAAGGCCCAAACCGCCAGCTTCGATCGCTTCGGGCTGTTCACCTCGAACATCGGCGGGCAGATCGTGCGGATTTATCTCGACGACCTCAAGTACACGGCCCGGTCGGGCCGCTGAACGCCGAGCCGCGACCGCGGCCAATAGAACGAGTAAATGCCCTTTCACACCCTGCGGCGTTTTGGCCGCCGATTTCGCTGCCGGCTCAAGGCGAAACATTGCTCAACAGCTCGCTGGCCGCTTACACTGGTAGCGGCTGGGCACAACGCGCGAAAGCCCCGGTCGAGCTCGTTTTTGGAAGGACCACCAATGGCGACCGTACAGCAACTAGCAAGCGAGCGGCGATTCATTTTGCACGGCGTGCCGTGGGATACTTACGTGGCACTGGGCGACATCGAGGCCAACGGGCACGTGAGAATGACCTACGATCGAGGAACGCTGGAAATGATGGGTCCGCGAGCGGTCCGGTTCACAACCGTCTTAAAACTCCTGCTCGCAACGAGTCCACGACAGAAACACTCCTGGAATACATTTCGTCTTGGCACGAATCGGCCAGCGGAGCAGAATGGATGAATCATGGCCCGCTTTCATTTGGTCCGTGTCGGCGCGCTGAGCAACGTCGGCCGATTTGCCTCCGTCGATGCCACGCGTTTCCCGCGCGGCTCGCGGGTGATCGTGCGCACCGCGCGCGGGCTGGAAGTGGGCCACGTGCTCGCACCGCCGGGCGTCGAGAGCGACGCCCAGGCCGACGGCTCCCTCCTGCGGGGCATGACGCTGGAAGATGAACTGCTCGACGCTCGGCTCGGCCGCAAGCGGCAGGCGGCTTACGACGCTTGCCGCCGCCGCCTGCAAGAGCTTCGCTTCGACACGGTGCTGCTCGAGGTAGAACACTTGTTTGACGGGCAAACGCTGGTCTTCTATTTTCTGGGACCTCAGCCGCCGGAACTTCAGGCCGTGACGTCGGAGCTGGCTGCGGCCTACGACGCCGAGGCCCAGATCGGCACGTTCGCCGACGTGCTCAAGCAGGGCTGCGGTCCCGGCTGCGGCACTGAGGAGGCGGCCGGGCCCGCAAGCGGGCGCCCCGGCTGCGGCAGTTGCGCGACCGGTTGCGCCGTCGCGGGGTTATGCGCCACGAATAGCGGCGCGCGTCACACGAGTTAGCTGCTCTGTAGGGAACGGACTCCGTGCCGTTCCGAGGAGCCGGAAATACGGTCGATTCGCAGTTCGCGGAACGGCACGGAGTCCGTTCTCTACAGAAACTCTCTTTACGTCTCGCCAAATGGTATCACCACTACCCAACCGGGCCCATCCTAGCGGTTCGAACGCGGCAAGCTTATCATCAACGGTTTACCCGACTATGCAGACTTCTTCGCCCACAACCAAACTTCGTGATGACTGAGCGCGTTTATAACTTTTCGCCGGGTCCGGCCGTGCTGCCGCTGAAGGTGCTCGAAGAGGCGCAGCGGAACCTGGTGGCGCTGCCGCAAATCGGCATCTCGCCGCTGGAGATCAGCCACCGCTCGCCGTGGTTCCAAGGGGTGCTCG
This genomic window contains:
- a CDS encoding PSP1 C-terminal domain-containing protein, whose protein sequence is MARFHLVRVGALSNVGRFASVDATRFPRGSRVIVRTARGLEVGHVLAPPGVESDAQADGSLLRGMTLEDELLDARLGRKRQAAYDACRRRLQELRFDTVLLEVEHLFDGQTLVFYFLGPQPPELQAVTSELAAAYDAEAQIGTFADVLKQGCGPGCGTEEAAGPASGRPGCGSCATGCAVAGLCATNSGARHTS
- a CDS encoding DUF6690 family protein, with product MFSRTWFALMLAGSVGLPYLYSASFGSAKARPAAATASYGGTMTSAPASDGPPPALSPELLDKAPTQNDLAEVFRWDMTTSWILGHWPRVSAGLSEVEMQGYRVPLVTGTATDDLAGSLTYYFNQRQRVRRITFFGTTGDSRRLVALLASKFGFVRELNDDPGLFLYRVRDGRKVISELRIKPARVVRADAPYSRFEVALLIERPAE